Proteins encoded within one genomic window of Mya arenaria isolate MELC-2E11 chromosome 13, ASM2691426v1:
- the LOC128214949 gene encoding uncharacterized protein LOC128214949 isoform X1, whose amino-acid sequence MAKVNMIFTLMLLVLPDTAFSNWADWHFTGQNVALYRLAMQHPEGYIHRNASLAVDGNNGSDVRICAQTNESQTEAYWNVTFDKTYLLKGVVIINGERKNRRRRLIRVNGDNGVILHQHDVVPKNCTYEECPDLLFMEISQRTNTATLSLKLSVDVKDNPINGEQNTVSLTLCEVFVFAVVRCPLIKIPNGQPLPESYEGANTMVKCQYGHRASIERVTCLNSGEWNDLPKCDQCDWNVDNGYIVDNHNNIIKSPKNGWINVICNLGYWLGNKITKRNFCVSNSGW is encoded by the exons atggCTAAAGTGAACATGATATTTACCTTGATGCTGCTTGTTCTGCCTGATACAGCTTTCAGTAATTGGGCGGACTGGCATTTTACAG GACAGAATGTTGCGCTGTACCGGCTAGCTATGCAACATCCTGAAGGTTACATACACAGAAATGCGTCTCTTGCTGTGGACGGCAATAACGGCTCCGATGTCAGAATCTGTGCGCAAACAAATGAGTCGCAAACTGAAGCATACTGGAACGTTACCTTTGACAAAACCTATCTTTTGAAGGGTGTTGTGATTATTAACGGAGAACGGAAAA atcgCCGTCGCCGGCTTATTCGTGTGAATGGCGACAACGGTGTGATCTTACATCAACATGATGTCGTTCCTAAGAATTGCACTTATGAAGAATGTCCTGACCTTTTGTTCATGGAAATTTCTCAAAGGACTAATACGGCAACGCTGAGTCTGAAACTATCTGTTGATGTAAAGGATAATCCTATAAATGGCGAACAAAATACGGTGTCTCTTACGCTTTGCGAGGTGTTTGTGTTTGCAG TTGTTCGTTGCCCATTGATTAAGATTCCAAACGGCCAACCATTACCGGAGTCATATGAAGGTGCTAACACTATGGTTAAATGCCAGTATGGACACCGAGCAAGTATCGAGAGAGTTACTTGTTTAAATAGCGGCGAATGGAATGATTTACCAAAATGCGACCAATGTGATTGGAATGTCGACAATGGATATATCGTTGATAATCATAACAACATAATAAAGTCGCCTAAAAATGGTTGGATCAATGTAATATGCAATTTGGGATATTGGTTGGGTAACAAAATCACGAAAAGAAACTTTTGTGTTTCAAACAGCGGATGGTAA
- the LOC128214949 gene encoding uncharacterized protein LOC128214949 isoform X2 — MQHPEGYIHRNASLAVDGNNGSDVRICAQTNESQTEAYWNVTFDKTYLLKGVVIINGERKNRRRRLIRVNGDNGVILHQHDVVPKNCTYEECPDLLFMEISQRTNTATLSLKLSVDVKDNPINGEQNTVSLTLCEVFVFAVVRCPLIKIPNGQPLPESYEGANTMVKCQYGHRASIERVTCLNSGEWNDLPKCDQCDWNVDNGYIVDNHNNIIKSPKNGWINVICNLGYWLGNKITKRNFCVSNSGW; from the exons ATGCAACATCCTGAAGGTTACATACACAGAAATGCGTCTCTTGCTGTGGACGGCAATAACGGCTCCGATGTCAGAATCTGTGCGCAAACAAATGAGTCGCAAACTGAAGCATACTGGAACGTTACCTTTGACAAAACCTATCTTTTGAAGGGTGTTGTGATTATTAACGGAGAACGGAAAA atcgCCGTCGCCGGCTTATTCGTGTGAATGGCGACAACGGTGTGATCTTACATCAACATGATGTCGTTCCTAAGAATTGCACTTATGAAGAATGTCCTGACCTTTTGTTCATGGAAATTTCTCAAAGGACTAATACGGCAACGCTGAGTCTGAAACTATCTGTTGATGTAAAGGATAATCCTATAAATGGCGAACAAAATACGGTGTCTCTTACGCTTTGCGAGGTGTTTGTGTTTGCAG TTGTTCGTTGCCCATTGATTAAGATTCCAAACGGCCAACCATTACCGGAGTCATATGAAGGTGCTAACACTATGGTTAAATGCCAGTATGGACACCGAGCAAGTATCGAGAGAGTTACTTGTTTAAATAGCGGCGAATGGAATGATTTACCAAAATGCGACCAATGTGATTGGAATGTCGACAATGGATATATCGTTGATAATCATAACAACATAATAAAGTCGCCTAAAAATGGTTGGATCAATGTAATATGCAATTTGGGATATTGGTTGGGTAACAAAATCACGAAAAGAAACTTTTGTGTTTCAAACAGCGGATGGTAA
- the LOC128214949 gene encoding uncharacterized protein LOC128214949 isoform X3 — protein sequence MAKVNMIFTLMLLVLPDTAFSNWADWHFTGQNVALYRLAMQHPEGYIHRNASLAVDGNNGSDVRICAQTNESQTEAYWNVTFDKTYLLKGVVIINGERKNRRRRLIRVNGDNGVILHQHDVVPKNCTYEECPDLLFMEISQRTNTATLSLKLSVDVKDNPINGEQNTVSLTLCEVFVFAGRPYVISCSLPID from the exons atggCTAAAGTGAACATGATATTTACCTTGATGCTGCTTGTTCTGCCTGATACAGCTTTCAGTAATTGGGCGGACTGGCATTTTACAG GACAGAATGTTGCGCTGTACCGGCTAGCTATGCAACATCCTGAAGGTTACATACACAGAAATGCGTCTCTTGCTGTGGACGGCAATAACGGCTCCGATGTCAGAATCTGTGCGCAAACAAATGAGTCGCAAACTGAAGCATACTGGAACGTTACCTTTGACAAAACCTATCTTTTGAAGGGTGTTGTGATTATTAACGGAGAACGGAAAA atcgCCGTCGCCGGCTTATTCGTGTGAATGGCGACAACGGTGTGATCTTACATCAACATGATGTCGTTCCTAAGAATTGCACTTATGAAGAATGTCCTGACCTTTTGTTCATGGAAATTTCTCAAAGGACTAATACGGCAACGCTGAGTCTGAAACTATCTGTTGATGTAAAGGATAATCCTATAAATGGCGAACAAAATACGGTGTCTCTTACGCTTTGCGAGGTGTTTGTGTTTGCAGGTAGACCTTATGTAATTAG TTGTTCGTTGCCCATTGATTAA